A genomic region of Sporomusaceae bacterium contains the following coding sequences:
- a CDS encoding exonuclease SbcCD subunit D, with the protein MRFLHTADWHLGRIFYNLHLTDDQAYVLEQFVTLAREAKPDAIVIAGDVYDRAVPPPEAVSLLGETLARLALDCDVPVIMIAGNHDSPERLGFGGRVLARQKLHVAGLVAAEAAPVAVADEHGPVYFCPIPYAEPAVVREALGVEAAGHEAALAALTAQACAAVPAGARKVAVAHAFVAGALASESERPLAVGTAPTVGAAVFAGFDYVALGHLHRAQQAGGAHIRYSGSLLKYSFAEAGHDKAVALVELDAAGKATVEEVALTPRRDVRCVEGFLEEIIAAGALDPRADDYIAVKLKDAGALLDPMGRLRRVYPNVLHRIFEDKAAATETAARTDHRRQSEAELFAAFFAQVTGRGLSEAEEAAAAGLIEAFGRREREVGA; encoded by the coding sequence GTGAGGTTTTTGCATACGGCGGACTGGCATTTGGGCCGCATTTTTTATAATCTCCATCTGACTGACGACCAGGCATATGTGCTGGAGCAGTTCGTGACGCTGGCGCGGGAGGCGAAGCCTGATGCGATTGTGATCGCGGGCGATGTGTACGACCGGGCGGTGCCGCCGCCGGAGGCGGTGAGCCTGCTGGGCGAGACGCTGGCGAGGTTGGCGCTCGACTGCGATGTGCCGGTGATCATGATCGCGGGCAATCACGACAGCCCCGAGCGGCTGGGCTTCGGCGGGCGGGTGCTGGCGCGGCAGAAGCTGCATGTGGCCGGCCTGGTGGCGGCCGAGGCGGCGCCGGTGGCGGTGGCGGACGAGCACGGACCGGTGTATTTCTGCCCCATCCCTTATGCCGAGCCGGCGGTGGTGCGCGAAGCGCTGGGGGTGGAGGCGGCCGGGCACGAGGCGGCGCTGGCGGCGCTGACGGCACAGGCCTGTGCGGCTGTGCCGGCCGGCGCCCGCAAGGTGGCGGTGGCGCACGCTTTTGTGGCCGGCGCTCTGGCAAGCGAGTCGGAGCGGCCGCTGGCGGTGGGGACGGCGCCGACGGTGGGCGCGGCGGTGTTCGCCGGGTTCGATTATGTGGCGCTGGGGCATCTGCACCGGGCCCAGCAGGCGGGCGGGGCGCATATCCGTTATTCGGGGTCGCTGCTGAAGTATTCGTTTGCGGAGGCGGGACACGATAAGGCGGTGGCGCTGGTGGAGTTGGACGCGGCGGGGAAGGCGACGGTGGAGGAGGTGGCTCTGACGCCGCGGCGGGATGTGCGCTGCGTGGAGGGTTTTTTGGAGGAGATCATCGCCGCCGGGGCGCTCGACCCGCGGGCGGACGATTATATCGCGGTGAAGCTGAAGGACGCGGGGGCGCTGCTCGATCCGATGGGCAGGCTGCGCCGGGTTTATCCCAATGTGCTGCACCGTATTTTCGAGGATAAGGCGGCGGCTACGGAGACGGCGGCGCGGACCGATCACCGCCGCCAGAGCGAGGCGGAGCTGTTCGCGGCGTTTTTCGCGCAGGTGACGGGCCGGGGGCTGAGCGAGGCTGAGGAGGCCGCGGCCGCCGGGCTGATCGAGGCGTTTGGCCGCCGGGAGCGGGAGGTGGGGGCATGA
- a CDS encoding flavodoxin family protein, producing the protein MRVLALIGSPRKLGNSEILAREMLAALPAETEREMIRLTELNIGPCRACYACLPAEAGCVIKDDLAFLLERIKAADAVIVAAPVYFLGAHTSVKAVGDRLISILANNAEYAGKRCVTAVSYGIPGWEGYGREMVLNFARFLHLEVAGSMLVQAASPGEAARPEVLAEARALAGRLTGGGADVSLPGVLTCRECGSSVLQIAPSGAVRCVMCDARGELKAADGKVAIEFVDGHERFSPAGKAEHAALLEEIKRRYIAEREELFRRRKPYGTPDWWVRR; encoded by the coding sequence ATGAGAGTACTTGCACTTATCGGTTCACCGCGGAAACTGGGCAATTCGGAGATTCTGGCGCGGGAGATGCTGGCAGCGCTGCCGGCGGAGACGGAGCGGGAGATGATCCGCCTGACGGAGCTTAATATCGGGCCGTGCCGGGCGTGCTACGCGTGCCTGCCGGCGGAGGCGGGCTGTGTGATAAAGGACGATCTGGCGTTTCTGCTGGAGCGGATTAAGGCGGCTGACGCGGTGATCGTCGCGGCGCCGGTGTATTTCCTCGGCGCGCATACGAGCGTGAAGGCGGTGGGCGACCGGCTGATTTCCATTCTGGCGAACAACGCGGAGTACGCGGGCAAGCGGTGCGTGACGGCGGTGTCTTATGGCATCCCTGGCTGGGAGGGGTATGGCCGGGAGATGGTGCTGAATTTCGCGCGTTTTCTTCATCTGGAGGTGGCGGGGAGCATGCTGGTGCAGGCCGCCAGCCCTGGGGAGGCGGCGCGGCCGGAGGTGCTGGCCGAGGCGCGGGCTTTGGCCGGGCGGCTGACGGGCGGCGGGGCGGATGTGTCGCTGCCGGGGGTGCTTACGTGCCGGGAGTGCGGCAGCAGCGTGCTGCAGATCGCTCCGAGCGGCGCGGTGCGGTGCGTGATGTGCGACGCGCGGGGCGAGCTGAAGGCGGCGGACGGCAAGGTGGCGATCGAGTTCGTAGACGGCCATGAGCGGTTTTCGCCGGCTGGCAAGGCGGAGCACGCGGCGCTGTTGGAAGAGATAAAGCGGCGGTATATCGCGGAGCGGGAGGAGCTTTTCCGGCGCAGGAAGCCATACGGGACGCCGGATTGGTGGGTAAGGCGATAA
- a CDS encoding DUF3089 domain-containing protein — MRIKKIILVVIALLFSFTFAAQANEKEAIDYSKPDRWLALPAAVEKEVDVFFLYPTAWQKVDKNEPNICEIDNKSMVQGAKAALGRQATAFEPVGNIYAPYYRQADAAYTLSLSANEQAAVLGGLPKADVFAAFDYYIEHYNQGRPFILASHSQGSDLMLLILAEYMKEHPAVYQRMIAAYVIGYSVTGDYLAKNPHLKFAQGPDDTGVIISYNTEAPVIKGKNPVTSPGGIAINPITWTTDETLATAEQSLGSRLLNKAGNWVPVKNYADARVDKARGVIICSTADVKTFSPGNDVFPQGVYHSLDYPFYYYNLRENAAKRTGKYLALQAATE, encoded by the coding sequence ATGCGTATAAAGAAAATTATCCTGGTAGTTATTGCCCTCCTGTTTAGTTTCACCTTTGCGGCCCAGGCGAATGAAAAAGAGGCTATCGATTACTCAAAGCCTGACCGTTGGCTGGCTTTACCTGCCGCTGTGGAAAAAGAGGTGGATGTATTCTTCCTCTACCCGACAGCCTGGCAAAAGGTCGATAAAAATGAGCCGAACATCTGCGAGATTGATAACAAGTCGATGGTGCAAGGCGCAAAGGCAGCACTCGGCAGACAAGCCACCGCTTTTGAACCCGTCGGGAATATTTACGCTCCTTATTACCGGCAGGCAGATGCCGCATATACTTTATCTTTGTCTGCCAACGAGCAAGCTGCCGTCCTTGGCGGTCTGCCGAAAGCCGATGTGTTTGCTGCGTTTGACTATTATATCGAACATTATAATCAGGGCCGTCCGTTTATCTTAGCCTCGCATTCCCAAGGCTCGGACCTGATGTTGCTTATTTTGGCGGAATATATGAAAGAACATCCCGCGGTGTATCAAAGAATGATCGCGGCCTATGTGATCGGTTATTCGGTTACCGGGGACTACCTGGCGAAAAATCCGCACCTGAAATTTGCGCAAGGCCCTGACGACACCGGAGTCATCATCTCCTATAACACGGAAGCGCCTGTGATCAAGGGCAAAAATCCGGTCACATCGCCTGGCGGCATTGCGATAAACCCGATAACCTGGACCACGGATGAGACCTTGGCAACCGCAGAGCAAAGTCTCGGTTCGAGGCTGCTCAATAAGGCCGGAAACTGGGTACCGGTAAAAAATTATGCCGATGCCCGTGTCGACAAAGCCAGAGGGGTGATCATCTGCAGCACCGCTGACGTCAAAACATTTTCGCCGGGAAATGATGTATTCCCCCAAGGGGTTTACCATAGCCTGGATTATCCGTTTTACTACTATAATCTCCGGGAAAATGCCGCGAAACGGACGGGAAAATACCTGGCTCTGCAGGCGGCTACTGAGTAG
- a CDS encoding GHKL domain-containing protein, with translation MAFAVAWAAEHLLRSLLQAVILDPFLLSYIVGLLYIVPIALIFKETLQAKLFVFFLIFSMSQFFILIFLFLEQLVYNQIVFIFMLMGALLELASLPLIRRYVKPLVRDIIDIISRQNPSFTFFPVLAFILMSFYGVRANSLVANFIPLILSTLLLAFAYYLIARSIDQTKRHQALEKQLALQRDHYQNLYNSIADTKAIRHDLRHHLATLTEFLGKNNASAAREYLNQLSSIYDDSSLPSVCSNKSADALIAHYLKQAKQLNIATVTELNLPDGLGIDELDLCVILGNCLDNAIEACSKIGGEESRYIDIKSEITKGHLLITITNSFNGLVLPRDGDRLLSTKKGADHGIGLSSVKALTAKYAGHFDSSFDQRIFKVSVSLKLPKNLAASG, from the coding sequence ATGGCCTTCGCTGTTGCCTGGGCTGCCGAACACTTGCTGCGCAGTTTGCTGCAAGCGGTAATTCTTGATCCTTTTTTGCTCAGCTATATAGTAGGCTTATTGTATATAGTCCCGATTGCGCTGATTTTTAAAGAAACACTCCAGGCTAAGCTTTTTGTTTTCTTTTTGATTTTCTCCATGTCGCAGTTTTTCATCCTTATCTTCTTGTTCTTAGAACAATTGGTTTATAACCAAATAGTATTCATCTTCATGCTGATGGGAGCTCTGCTTGAACTGGCATCGTTACCGTTAATAAGAAGATATGTAAAGCCGCTTGTCCGAGATATTATTGATATCATAAGCCGGCAAAATCCCAGTTTCACTTTTTTCCCCGTTTTGGCGTTCATATTAATGTCGTTTTATGGTGTGCGCGCAAACTCATTGGTGGCCAATTTTATTCCCCTGATATTAAGCACGCTATTGCTGGCCTTTGCCTATTACCTGATAGCAAGATCCATCGACCAGACCAAGCGGCACCAAGCGCTGGAAAAACAATTGGCGCTGCAGCGCGATCACTATCAAAATCTCTACAACAGTATTGCCGATACCAAGGCAATTCGCCACGATTTGCGCCATCATCTGGCGACACTCACCGAGTTCCTGGGTAAAAACAATGCTTCCGCTGCCCGGGAATATTTAAACCAGTTAAGCAGCATCTATGACGACAGTTCCCTTCCCAGCGTGTGCAGCAACAAATCCGCCGATGCGCTCATTGCTCATTATCTAAAACAGGCTAAGCAGCTGAACATCGCCACCGTCACCGAGCTGAACCTGCCTGACGGCCTGGGTATCGATGAACTGGATCTATGCGTTATTCTCGGCAACTGTCTGGATAACGCCATTGAAGCCTGCAGTAAAATAGGCGGCGAGGAGTCGCGCTATATCGATATAAAGAGCGAAATAACCAAAGGACATTTATTAATTACCATAACCAATTCTTTCAATGGCCTTGTTTTGCCTCGGGATGGGGATAGGCTGCTCTCTACAAAAAAAGGTGCGGACCATGGAATCGGCCTTTCCAGCGTGAAAGCGCTGACGGCCAAGTATGCCGGCCACTTTGACAGTTCTTTCGACCAAAGGATTTTCAAAGTGTCGGTGTCCCTCAAGTTGCCGAAAAACCTTGCGGCTTCCGGGTAA